One window of the Salmo trutta chromosome 35, fSalTru1.1, whole genome shotgun sequence genome contains the following:
- the LOC115174423 gene encoding putative eggshell protein has protein sequence MGGMRYDCYYDYYYDYIYYYYYVYNYAYDYYDYCDYYYDYDYCYNYTYSYNYTYYYYYDYYYDYSDCDYDYYDYDYYYYDYYRYDCYYDYYYDYIYYYYYVYNYAYDYYDYCDYYYDYDYCYNYTYSYNYTYDYYYDDYDDYDYDDCYDCYY, from the exons ATATGActgctactatgactactactatgactacatctactactactactatgtctACAACTACGCCTACGATTACTACGACTACTGtgactactactatgactacgactactgctacaactacacCTACAGCTACaactacacctactactactactat gactactactatgactacagCGACTGCGACTACGACTACTAtgactacgactactactactatgactactacagATATGActgctactatgactactactatgactacatctactactactactatgtctACAACTACGCCTACGATTACTACGACTACTGtgactactactatgactacgactactgctacaactacacCTACAGCTACAACTACACCTACGACTACTACTACGATGACTATGACGACTACGACTACGACGACTGCTACGACTGCTACTACTAG